The DNA sequence ACTCGCCCCCTGCACCGTCCGGTTCAGGAGTTCGGCCAGGGCCAGGGCCAGCAGTATCTGCAGCGGTATGTGCACCAGCAGGAACCGTAGCGTGTTCCAGATAGCCTGCCAGAACAGCCGGTCGTTGAGCAGCCGCTCGTAGTTGGCCAGACCAACGTACTGCATGGGCGAGATGATATTCCAGCTATGGAACGTCAGTACGACCGAGAATACCACCGGGAACGCCACAAACACGGCCACATGCAGCAGGTATGGCGAAACGAGTAGATAAGGCGTCAGCTTTTTCATAGGCAAAGGGTACGTTATTGAGTGAGTGCCCGCAGGATACTCCATTCATCCACTCAATTAACCACCTGTTCACTCAGTAACAGTACGTCTACGGCCCTGGCCGCGTCGGCAATGGCCGCTTCGGGTGTCTTTTTGTTGAAAATAACGCAGGCTTCGTACTCCTGCGAAATAATGTCAAATACTTCTACGATCAGTTCGCTATTGTCCACGCCTTTAATATAGCTCGCCTGCCTGGCGAAAGGCTGCAAACGCGGGTGCTGCCGCAGAAAGGGGGCAAAATAAGGATCGCTATCCAGTCTTTTCCGGCGTGGAAACTGGCCGGTCAGTTCCAGCAGTCGTAAGTCGCCGGGCCGATCGACCAGCGTCCGGACGAACTCCCAGGCTGCCTGTGGGTCGCGGCAGGTGTTGAAAATGACAATGTTTTTAGGATCGCCATAGGTATAAACAGGGCCGGTATGCCCATCGGGTACAGGCATGGGAAAAGAGCCGTAGTCAAACCCAGCGTCTTTATATTTTTCCAGAAACTCAACGGTCCACGGCCCCGTAAACTGCGAGGCTATACGCTGGGCCAGAAACGGGTCGCGTGTGGCCGAGAGCCGTTCCTTGGCAAAGTAATTTTCGCGGTAGAGCGTTTGCAGAAACCGGAATACCTCAACGGCATACCGGTTATTAAACGCAGCTTTCGACCGTCCGTCGGCCCCCCGGCTCAGCAAGGGCGCTCCATTCGACGCGGCCAGGTAGAGCGGGTAGAAGTTGAACAGCCGCTGGTACCAGATGGCTTTTACTTCGGTATAGCCCAGCCACTGGTCTACGTAGCCATCGCCATCCTTGTCCTGTTTGAGCTGTCGCCCGGCGTCGGTATAGGTGCTATACGTATAGGGAGCACCCTTGCCGGTATTCTTCTCCATCAGACGGGTATTGCAGAACAGCATGATCGGATTTACTTTCCAGGGTACCTGATAGATGTGCCCATCCGACGACGTTATCTCCCGAATCACGGCGCTGTCGCAGCGGGCACTGATAAACTCCCGAAAACCGTTGAGCGTATCGAGCGGCACCAGCACCTTTGCTTTGGCGTACATTTCGACGCTACCCTGCCACATGTTGGCGTAAATATCGGGCGTGGTCTTGCCCACCACCGACGCCAGGATAATCTCCTCACTCGACTGTCCTTCGGGAATGGGCTGGTAACGTAGTGGTTTGTCGGGGCGGCTACGCTGCCAGCTTTTGGTAAACTCCTGCGCAAACGTGATCTCCCCCGCGTTGTTCGAGCACCAGAAGGTCAGTGTCCGTGACTGGCTGGTCTCATCGCGCTGGCAGGCGGCAAAAAGCAACAAAATCAAAATAATGTACCTAGGCATCACTGGTTGAGTCGACGAATGGTATAACCGGACAATACGTCATTCGTTGTAGCGGCAATGTAGGACTTTCCGGCGTTAGAACGCGATTTTATCTATTTACCTCGTAACAACGCCGTTTTTTAACCGGCGCTTCACCCGAAAAATAGCGGAGTACGATTCGTGCTCGGGCGTCGACCCATACCTTTCCCAGACGGGCTGAGAGTCAATAAATCCGATCAGACAAGGGACTGGACGGCCCTGACTGCGGTCCATTTTCGGGTACGTTTCCCAAGCGAACGGGCATACTTTAGGTTTGAAATCCGCCCCTCACCTGCTAACTTGCGGTATGGAAAATTTCGTGGTCTCGGCCCGCAAGTACCGCCCCGCTACGTTCGACACCGTGGTGGGACAGGAGCACATTACTACTACGCTTAAGAACGCAATCAGGACCAATCACTTAGCGTCGGCGTTTTTGTTTTGTGGACCCCGTGGGGTGGGAAAAACGACCTGTGCCCGGATTCTGGCTAAAACCATCAATTGTCAGAACCTCACCGCCGAGGGTGAAGCCTGCGACACCTGCGAGTCCTGCGTGAGCTTCAACCAGAATGCATCGTTCAACATCCACGAACTGGATGCGGCTTCCAACAACTCGGTCGAGGACATCCGGAACCTGATCGACCAGGTCCGGTATCCACCCCAGTCGGGCAAGTACAAGATCTATATTATCGACGAGGTACACATGCTCTCGTCGGCAGCTTTCAACGCGTTTCTGAAAACGCTGGAAGAGCCACCCTCCTACGCCATTTTCATCCTGGCGACAACGGAGAAACACAAAATTCTGCCCACGATCCTGTCGCGCTGCCAGATATTCGACTTCAACCGGATTCAGCCGCAGCACATTGCCGATCACCTGGCGGGTATTGCCGGCAAAGAAGGGATTACGGCCGAGAGCGAAGCCCTCGACCTGATTGCGCAAAAAGCCGACGGTGGTTTACGGGATGCCCTGTCGATGTTCGACCTCAACGTAACGTTCGCGGCCGATCGGGTTATCCGGTATAAGGAAGTGCTGGATAATCTGCATATCCTCGATTACGATTATTATTTCAAACTGACCGATCTGCTGCTGGCCGGCAACCTTCCGCAAAGCCTGCTGACGGTCGACGAGATTCTGCGCAAGGGTTTCGACGGGCACCAGTTTGTGGTTGGCCTGTGCCGCCACTTCCGTGACCTGCTGGTCTGCAAAGATGCCGCTACGGTGCAGCTGCTGCAGGTAACCGAGAACGTTCGGCGGCAGTACCTCGATCAGGCAGCCCGCGCCCCGATGTCGTTTCTGCTGTCGGCGCTGAGCATCGGCGGGCAGTGCGATATGAACTACAAGCAGGCCAAAGACCAGCGGCTGCACACGGAGTTGTGGCTGATGAAGCTGGCTAACCTGCGCAACCTGCTCAACTGGGAAGCCCTGCCGGAGTTATCCGTCGGTGGTGGACCGGCGCGGGTAAGTATCCCCATTGCGGCCGACCCATCGGCCGCCGAAAAAAAAAACGGCAGTCCAGTATCCAGCAGCCCGCAGCCCTCAGCTGAGCCCCTCGTAGTCAGCGGAACGTCATCCGAGGACAACCAGCCGGTGGCAACGCACCCAATTACGAGTGAACCCGTCAACGGCTATCAGGTGACCCAACCGGTTGTCATCGTCACCACACCCGTCGCCGACAGCAAGCCAGCCGGGTCGATAGCGCCCCCCACGCCGGGTAGCAGCCTGGCGGGAACGCCCCAACCGGTACGGCCGCAGATTGCGCCCCTACCCCGTCCGGCCACCAGTCGGCTGCGCTCGACCGTATCACTCACGTCGGGCCCCCTTCAAACGGCCACAGTCGATGAGGACACGCAGGTGGCTGTGCCCACCCGCCCCGACAAATCGTTCGACTTTGAGGAGTTGCAGGATAACTGGCGGGCGTTCGCTAAACTTCGGCTTCAGCAGATTGACTCAGCGACTGAACAGCTGGTGCTAAACCGGGCGCTCACGCTGGACGGCACGACCATTCATATCACCCTCGACAACACCCTGCAGGTTGGGTATCTGACCGAAATAAAGCCGGAGTTGCTGGGTTATCTGCGCGACAAACTTCAGAACAGCAAAATAGCGCTGGAGCATACCGTTACCCAGCAGGAGGTAAAAAAAATGATTTACAGCTCGCAGGATAAGTACAACTTCCTGGCCGACAAAAATCCGGCTCTGCATGAGCTGCGAAAAGTGCTCAACCTGGAGGTCGATTACTAACCCCGGTAGGACTTCGCTTCTTTAATCAGCCCTTTGTATTGACCTATACTGAGGGCTTTTTTGTAGAACGTCTTGGCGCCGTTGCGGTCGTTGGCGCGGGCGGCAATGCGGGCCAGTCCGGCGTAGGCCATGGCGTGGTATTCTTTAGTATATGGATCGTTGAATGGTAGCCTAAGCGCCGTCTGGTACGATTCAGCCGCAGCTTTGTCGTTTTTGTCGGCCTGTTCTTCCAGCATTCCCTCAAACATATTGACCGCCATGGGCACTAGTTTGTGATTGATCTGTTTGAGCCGCTGCACGTAGGGACGGGCTTCGCCGTAACGGCCTGCCAGCAGCAGGGCCTCCGCATTCGCCATCACGAATA is a window from the Spirosoma rigui genome containing:
- a CDS encoding DNA polymerase III subunit gamma/tau, translating into MENFVVSARKYRPATFDTVVGQEHITTTLKNAIRTNHLASAFLFCGPRGVGKTTCARILAKTINCQNLTAEGEACDTCESCVSFNQNASFNIHELDAASNNSVEDIRNLIDQVRYPPQSGKYKIYIIDEVHMLSSAAFNAFLKTLEEPPSYAIFILATTEKHKILPTILSRCQIFDFNRIQPQHIADHLAGIAGKEGITAESEALDLIAQKADGGLRDALSMFDLNVTFAADRVIRYKEVLDNLHILDYDYYFKLTDLLLAGNLPQSLLTVDEILRKGFDGHQFVVGLCRHFRDLLVCKDAATVQLLQVTENVRRQYLDQAARAPMSFLLSALSIGGQCDMNYKQAKDQRLHTELWLMKLANLRNLLNWEALPELSVGGGPARVSIPIAADPSAAEKKNGSPVSSSPQPSAEPLVVSGTSSEDNQPVATHPITSEPVNGYQVTQPVVIVTTPVADSKPAGSIAPPTPGSSLAGTPQPVRPQIAPLPRPATSRLRSTVSLTSGPLQTATVDEDTQVAVPTRPDKSFDFEELQDNWRAFAKLRLQQIDSATEQLVLNRALTLDGTTIHITLDNTLQVGYLTEIKPELLGYLRDKLQNSKIALEHTVTQQEVKKMIYSSQDKYNFLADKNPALHELRKVLNLEVDY
- a CDS encoding extracellular solute-binding protein encodes the protein MPRYIILILLLFAACQRDETSQSRTLTFWCSNNAGEITFAQEFTKSWQRSRPDKPLRYQPIPEGQSSEEIILASVVGKTTPDIYANMWQGSVEMYAKAKVLVPLDTLNGFREFISARCDSAVIREITSSDGHIYQVPWKVNPIMLFCNTRLMEKNTGKGAPYTYSTYTDAGRQLKQDKDGDGYVDQWLGYTEVKAIWYQRLFNFYPLYLAASNGAPLLSRGADGRSKAAFNNRYAVEVFRFLQTLYRENYFAKERLSATRDPFLAQRIASQFTGPWTVEFLEKYKDAGFDYGSFPMPVPDGHTGPVYTYGDPKNIVIFNTCRDPQAAWEFVRTLVDRPGDLRLLELTGQFPRRKRLDSDPYFAPFLRQHPRLQPFARQASYIKGVDNSELIVEVFDIISQEYEACVIFNKKTPEAAIADAARAVDVLLLSEQVVN